A portion of the Nitratidesulfovibrio termitidis HI1 genome contains these proteins:
- the sugE gene encoding quaternary ammonium compound efflux SMR transporter SugE, which yields MFTWSTWSTWSTWSTWFTSFIASLSTPSGAFGASGASGAWIALFAAGLFEVGWAVGLKYTQGFTRLVPSAFTVTAMAVSLYLLAVALRHLPLGTAYAVWTGVGTVGTALLGIVLFGEPATAARLGCILCIVAGIAGLKLLGAS from the coding sequence ATGTTCACATGGTCCACATGGTCCACATGGTCCACATGGTCCACATGGTTCACGTCATTCATCGCCTCCCTGTCCACCCCGTCCGGTGCATTCGGTGCATCCGGCGCATCCGGTGCATGGATCGCCCTGTTCGCCGCCGGGTTGTTCGAGGTGGGTTGGGCCGTGGGACTCAAGTATACCCAGGGGTTTACCCGCCTCGTGCCCTCGGCGTTCACCGTGACCGCCATGGCCGTCAGCCTGTACCTGCTGGCCGTGGCCCTGCGCCACCTGCCCCTGGGCACTGCCTATGCGGTGTGGACCGGCGTGGGCACGGTGGGTACCGCGCTGCTCGGCATCGTGCTGTTCGGCGAACCCGCAACCGCCGCGCGCCTGGGCTGCATCCTGTGCATCGTGGCCGGCATCGCCGGGCTGAAATTGCTGGGCGCCTCGTGA
- a CDS encoding substrate-binding periplasmic protein: MTYRERRVRGGAAVLCGMALCAMLALACVLAPRVYAVNQSGVWGARETGDVSPQASLPEEGGAGQVAAGHVLTGETDAPAAGQAASAPDGPELRIGFSTSSLPYVDVAHKGGLEPLLVTAALGKSGYRVVPVFLPHARALDQVRKGLLDGCGPVGRHADVAGLALGGMYLQYRNVAVSLEAANLDINTLGDLRDLPVTAFHNARVFMGPDFAAMADANPRYEEQVDQRAQVEAFFQRRDRVIVLDERILAFHRARLAARGVGKPVRIHHIFPAQDRFFVFRDPAVRNAFDAGLRQLRESGEYRRMVR; this comes from the coding sequence ATGACATACCGGGAGCGCAGGGTGCGCGGGGGTGCGGCGGTGCTGTGCGGCATGGCCTTGTGCGCCATGCTGGCGCTGGCCTGCGTGTTGGCGCCCCGCGTATATGCCGTGAACCAGAGCGGCGTGTGGGGCGCGCGTGAAACTGGCGATGTTTCCCCACAGGCCTCGCTGCCCGAAGAGGGCGGGGCCGGACAGGTCGCTGCGGGTCATGTCCTGACAGGCGAAACGGATGCTCCCGCTGCCGGACAGGCCGCCAGCGCACCCGATGGGCCGGAACTGCGCATCGGGTTCAGCACCTCCTCGCTGCCGTACGTGGATGTTGCCCACAAGGGAGGGCTGGAACCCCTTCTGGTGACGGCTGCCCTGGGCAAGTCCGGCTATCGTGTCGTGCCGGTGTTCCTGCCGCATGCCCGCGCCCTGGATCAGGTGCGCAAGGGCTTGCTGGACGGCTGCGGCCCCGTGGGGCGTCATGCCGACGTGGCCGGGCTGGCCCTGGGGGGCATGTACCTGCAATACCGCAATGTGGCGGTATCGCTGGAGGCCGCCAACCTGGACATCAACACGCTGGGCGATCTGCGGGATTTGCCGGTGACGGCCTTCCACAACGCGCGGGTATTCATGGGGCCGGACTTCGCGGCCATGGCCGATGCCAACCCCCGCTACGAGGAACAGGTGGACCAGCGGGCTCAGGTGGAGGCGTTCTTTCAGCGGCGCGACCGGGTCATCGTGCTGGACGAGCGCATCCTTGCCTTTCATCGTGCCCGACTGGCCGCACGGGGTGTGGGCAAGCCGGTGCGCATCCACCATATCTTTCCGGCGCAAGACCGTTTTTTCGTGTTTCGCGACCCGGCCGTGCGCAATGCCTTCGACGCAGGCTTGCGGCAGTTGCGGGAAAGCGGGGAGTATAGGCGCATGGTGCGCTAG
- a CDS encoding DsrE family protein, which translates to MHYDIVFHFDNGPTELNIAISNVRNYHKALDGVAFTSVLVVNGPGIRLMGADDPDFAEPLRELRALGLDIRVCANAMRHFGLDEAWLNPACTVVPAGILELVDLQRKGFAYVKP; encoded by the coding sequence ATGCACTACGACATCGTCTTTCACTTCGATAACGGCCCGACGGAACTGAACATCGCCATCAGCAACGTGCGCAACTACCACAAGGCTCTGGACGGAGTTGCCTTTACCAGCGTGCTGGTAGTCAACGGACCGGGCATCCGGCTGATGGGTGCGGACGATCCGGATTTTGCCGAGCCGCTGCGCGAACTGCGCGCGCTGGGGCTGGACATTCGTGTGTGCGCCAACGCCATGCGCCATTTCGGGCTGGACGAGGCATGGCTGAACCCCGCCTGTACCGTGGTGCCCGCGGGCATCCTGGAACTGGTGGACCTGCAGCGCAAGGGGTTTGCCTACGTGAAGCCGTGA